A section of the Bradyrhizobium oligotrophicum S58 genome encodes:
- a CDS encoding ABC transporter ATP-binding protein: MGVTPIRPGQLAGVPLGRGPAEPIIEIDHVSQVFKTSSRRDHTALSDISLSVEEGAFVSILGPSGCGKSTLLYIVGGFVSPTSGTAKMKGKAITGPGPDRGPVFQEFALFPWKSVLGNVMYGPLQQGMKPGKAETRARALIAMVGLTGFEKFYPKELSGGMKQRVALARTLAYGPEVLLMDEPFGALDAHTRTRLQNDLLEIWERDRKTVLFVTHSVEEAVFLSDKVVMMSRSPGCIREVIDIDLPRPRRREELLLDPRYQKYIVDIERMFDDSGDNELPS; the protein is encoded by the coding sequence ATGGGCGTGACCCCGATCCGGCCAGGTCAACTCGCGGGCGTTCCGCTCGGCCGCGGCCCGGCCGAGCCGATCATCGAGATCGATCACGTGTCGCAGGTGTTCAAGACCTCGTCGCGTCGCGACCATACCGCGCTGTCCGATATCTCGCTGAGCGTGGAGGAGGGCGCGTTCGTCTCCATCCTCGGTCCTTCCGGATGCGGCAAGTCGACCTTGCTCTACATCGTCGGCGGCTTCGTCAGTCCGACCAGCGGCACCGCAAAGATGAAGGGCAAGGCGATCACGGGGCCGGGCCCCGATCGCGGTCCCGTGTTCCAGGAGTTCGCGCTGTTTCCCTGGAAGAGCGTGCTCGGCAACGTGATGTACGGTCCGCTGCAGCAGGGCATGAAGCCGGGGAAGGCCGAGACCCGCGCGCGAGCCTTGATTGCCATGGTCGGCCTGACCGGCTTCGAGAAATTCTATCCGAAGGAGCTCTCCGGCGGCATGAAGCAGCGCGTCGCGCTGGCGCGCACGCTCGCTTACGGGCCTGAGGTGCTGCTGATGGACGAGCCGTTCGGCGCGCTCGACGCGCATACGCGCACGCGGCTGCAGAACGACCTTCTGGAGATCTGGGAGCGCGACCGCAAGACCGTATTGTTCGTGACGCATTCGGTCGAGGAGGCCGTGTTCCTGTCCGACAAGGTCGTGATGATGTCGCGCTCGCCCGGCTGCATCCGCGAGGTGATCGACATCGATTTGCCGCGGCCGCGCCGCCGCGAGGAGCTGTTGCTCGACCCGCGCTATCAGAAATACATCGTCGACATCGAGCGGATGTTCGACGATTCCGGTGACAACGAGCTGCCGTCATGA